One window from the genome of Echinicola vietnamensis DSM 17526 encodes:
- a CDS encoding sigma-54-dependent transcriptional regulator, with protein sequence MEEKNGFQIFIVEDDPWYGQVLEYHLTLNPDYEVRLFESGQALLDHLFLKPDLVTLDFSLPDMNGDELYHKIRSSHPELPVIVISSQENIGVAVKLLKMGVSDYLVKDDSTKDLLWNSVIRIRENQHLREEVKTLKEALGQKFSFQNSIIGNSPVLQKVFTMMEKAIKTNINVSITGETGTGKEVVAKAIHYNSDRKKNKFVAVNMGAIPHELIESELFGYEKGAFTGAVTRKIGKFEEASGGTIFLDEIAEMDLNNQSKLLRVLQEREVTRVGGNEKIKLDVRLIVATHQHLAEKVKAQEFREDLFFRIMGLPIDLPPLRERGNDIILLAKHFMDEFCKANKMPSITISNTAKDKLLKYQYPGNVRELKAIIELAIVMSNERELMPEDISFNSIAKEDMFLLEQKTLKEHTRDIIKYYLKKNENDVMNTAKQLDIGKSTIYKMLQEGEI encoded by the coding sequence ATGGAAGAGAAGAACGGATTTCAGATTTTTATCGTGGAGGACGACCCATGGTATGGACAGGTTCTTGAATACCATTTGACGTTAAACCCAGACTATGAAGTACGGTTATTTGAATCGGGCCAAGCGTTATTGGACCACCTTTTTCTAAAGCCTGATTTAGTCACACTGGATTTTTCACTACCTGACATGAATGGCGACGAATTGTACCATAAAATCAGAAGTAGCCATCCTGAGTTGCCGGTCATTGTCATCAGCTCGCAAGAAAATATAGGGGTAGCTGTGAAACTCCTGAAGATGGGGGTCAGTGATTACCTCGTAAAAGATGACTCGACCAAGGACCTGCTATGGAACAGTGTGATCAGGATCAGGGAAAACCAGCACTTAAGGGAAGAAGTAAAAACCCTTAAGGAAGCGCTTGGCCAAAAGTTCAGTTTCCAGAATTCCATCATTGGGAACAGTCCCGTTCTTCAAAAGGTTTTTACCATGATGGAAAAAGCCATCAAGACCAACATCAATGTTTCCATTACAGGAGAAACCGGGACAGGAAAAGAAGTCGTGGCCAAAGCGATCCATTATAACAGCGATCGAAAAAAGAACAAGTTTGTCGCTGTAAACATGGGCGCTATTCCCCATGAGCTTATAGAAAGTGAATTGTTTGGTTATGAAAAAGGTGCTTTCACAGGCGCTGTTACCCGAAAAATCGGAAAATTTGAAGAAGCTTCAGGGGGCACGATCTTCTTGGATGAAATAGCCGAAATGGATTTGAACAATCAAAGCAAATTGTTACGGGTCCTCCAAGAAAGGGAAGTCACGCGCGTCGGAGGAAATGAAAAAATAAAGCTGGATGTCAGGCTTATCGTGGCCACCCATCAGCATCTGGCCGAAAAGGTCAAGGCCCAAGAATTTAGGGAAGACCTTTTCTTCAGGATCATGGGATTGCCCATTGACCTTCCCCCGTTGAGGGAGCGGGGAAATGACATTATCCTTTTGGCCAAGCATTTTATGGATGAATTCTGTAAGGCCAATAAAATGCCGTCAATAACCATCAGCAACACCGCCAAAGACAAATTATTGAAATACCAATACCCCGGAAATGTACGTGAGCTAAAAGCCATCATCGAACTGGCCATCGTCATGTCCAATGAACGGGAACTCATGCCCGAAGATATTTCCTTTAACAGCATCGCCAAGGAAGACATGTTTTTATTGGAACAAAAAACGCTGAAAGAGCATACCCGGGACATTATTAAATACTACTTGAAAAAAAATGAAAATGATGTCATGAACACCGCCAAACAACTGGACATCGGCAAGAGTACCATCTATAAAATGCTCCAAGAAGGAGAAATATAA
- a CDS encoding glycosyltransferase yields MNSVPKEHYQKYAIVVSCYNEEGVFPFHHFLTFARMNPGVLLCFIDDGSTDKTFKLLRRIKIESSENVIIIHKKVKEGKANALRDGMLHVYEHYPVVFLGCLDSCLDFSPEGWLQMVHKKAAERDTEVIIGKRKDLSSISSKEKRLFMYKVGSKFIYRAFGVQMAELFRMSLVFHRNIIPSIFGKRFLSSAWYEIEMILRLQQKLGGEFMNVGKTEIPTSHNSGNMRCQSGFSAPIKASFQFLKLYYNYRMAPNLTLLWAC; encoded by the coding sequence ATGAACAGTGTACCTAAAGAGCATTATCAAAAATACGCCATTGTGGTTTCATGTTATAATGAAGAGGGGGTATTCCCCTTTCATCACTTCTTGACATTTGCCCGTATGAATCCCGGAGTGCTTCTTTGTTTTATCGATGATGGAAGTACGGATAAAACGTTCAAGCTACTTCGTCGGATCAAGATAGAATCCTCCGAGAACGTAATAATTATTCATAAAAAAGTGAAAGAAGGAAAGGCAAATGCCCTAAGGGATGGAATGTTACATGTATATGAACATTATCCCGTTGTCTTTTTAGGTTGCTTGGATTCCTGTTTGGATTTTAGTCCTGAAGGGTGGCTACAAATGGTTCATAAGAAAGCAGCAGAAAGGGACACGGAGGTCATCATTGGCAAGAGAAAGGATTTATCCAGCATTTCGTCAAAGGAGAAAAGGCTGTTTATGTATAAGGTTGGGAGCAAGTTTATATATCGGGCTTTTGGAGTACAAATGGCCGAGCTATTTAGGATGTCCTTGGTATTTCACCGTAATATAATCCCTTCAATATTTGGAAAGCGCTTCCTTTCTTCGGCTTGGTATGAAATAGAAATGATACTCCGGTTACAGCAAAAATTGGGAGGCGAATTTATGAACGTGGGAAAAACAGAAATTCCCACTAGTCATAATTCAGGAAATATGCGCTGTCAGTCGGGATTTTCAGCGCCGATAAAGGCAAGTTTCCAGTTTCTGAAGCTTTATTATAATTACCGTATGGCACCTAACTTGACATTGCTATGGGCGTGTTGA
- a CDS encoding PepSY-associated TM helix domain-containing protein: protein MRPRNTSKKTKKNRSLFYRISAWLHLWLGLVSGIVVVIISLTGALLTFEEEIRLVLEGAREKVVHEEGKALLPPSQLAQAAMEKYGWPSVYGVMYRGEGRSAMVPYYRDRSNYQQALVNPYTGEVLHNRKLNDDFFRFMLMGHYQLWLPRNIGKPIIAYSTLIFVIALITGLVLWWPKKWTRATKNASFKVKWPATPKRFNYDLHNVIGFYSLLIALVLSLTGMVYGMQWFRTSAYWLASGGETEVFERLQSDTTLMAPKGQVDEDVLISNLLASGIDTEENRFSIFYPRGNSGVWNLQINPSLINSFKRRSFFYEQGSLKLLKEDPKFSQANGGDQLMKLNYDLHLGIIGGIWTKIIAFLVCIISASLPITGFIIWWGKEQKKRKNKAKAKQKIRQETTLVHA from the coding sequence ATGAGACCAAGGAATACCTCCAAAAAAACAAAGAAAAACCGTTCGCTATTTTACCGCATTTCCGCCTGGCTGCACCTGTGGTTAGGCTTGGTATCGGGCATTGTAGTGGTCATCATCAGCTTGACCGGTGCACTGCTGACCTTTGAGGAAGAAATCAGGTTGGTTCTGGAAGGAGCACGTGAAAAAGTGGTCCATGAAGAAGGCAAAGCCCTTCTACCTCCCTCCCAACTGGCCCAAGCGGCCATGGAAAAATACGGCTGGCCATCGGTCTATGGGGTCATGTACCGGGGAGAAGGCAGAAGCGCCATGGTTCCCTATTACCGGGACCGTTCCAATTACCAACAGGCTTTGGTAAATCCATACACGGGAGAAGTACTGCACAACCGAAAACTAAACGATGATTTTTTCCGGTTTATGCTGATGGGCCACTACCAACTATGGTTGCCCAGAAATATAGGCAAACCCATAATCGCCTATAGCACCTTGATCTTTGTCATTGCCCTGATCACCGGTTTGGTACTCTGGTGGCCCAAAAAGTGGACACGTGCCACCAAAAATGCCAGTTTCAAGGTCAAATGGCCCGCCACACCCAAACGTTTTAATTATGACCTCCACAATGTGATCGGTTTCTATTCCCTGTTGATCGCACTGGTACTTTCTCTTACCGGAATGGTCTATGGCATGCAATGGTTCAGGACTTCTGCCTACTGGCTGGCATCCGGAGGGGAGACAGAGGTATTTGAGCGCTTGCAGTCTGATACGACCTTGATGGCTCCGAAAGGCCAAGTGGATGAAGACGTCCTGATAAGTAATCTCCTCGCCAGTGGCATTGACACTGAAGAAAACCGCTTCAGCATCTTCTATCCCCGTGGGAACTCCGGCGTCTGGAACCTACAGATAAACCCAAGCCTGATCAACTCCTTCAAAAGAAGAAGTTTCTTCTACGAACAGGGCAGTCTAAAATTATTAAAGGAAGACCCGAAATTTTCCCAAGCAAATGGTGGCGACCAGCTGATGAAGCTCAATTACGACCTCCACCTGGGCATCATCGGCGGCATATGGACCAAGATCATCGCCTTTTTGGTGTGCATCATATCGGCCAGCCTTCCCATTACTGGATTTATTATTTGGTGGGGCAAAGAGCAAAAAAAACGCAAAAACAAGGCAAAGGCCAAACAAAAGATCCGACAGGAAACCACCTTGGTCCATGCTTAA
- a CDS encoding peroxiredoxin family protein has translation MARYCLTISLAVFLLSCAEKPSPQAILEQAKTMMAARQTIHHTSVYHWENALDEMDTFQYDLQFLKKDNEYFDYDYIAKGAHYDVIYINDEFKIINHRDSTVEVFPPSRLENNIDRIRNTMALAFNPVLLLQQDHWTYLRDTTVDGAVYHDYYEVEMDTVIDGKKIHLQRHLFINPATKTPAFFSNRLYHNGSRSQLINAYFADYDFGDAQEALTYLPPRNYLSISGKDKNQDKRMMLKAGDMAPDFELSTLDGKSFKLSDMRGQKVLLDFSMINCGWCNIALEHFTRQDFRFRPDIKPIYINPVDPEEDVKKYQSLKNIPFPIIAGAETVGKAYGVSGYPSFFLIDEKGIIEKAFAGYDRALVMEWGQ, from the coding sequence ATGGCAAGGTATTGTTTAACCATTTCATTGGCTGTTTTCCTGCTCTCCTGTGCCGAAAAGCCCAGCCCGCAGGCCATTCTGGAACAGGCCAAAACCATGATGGCCGCGCGTCAGACCATCCATCACACCTCGGTTTATCACTGGGAAAATGCCTTGGATGAAATGGATACTTTTCAATATGACCTCCAGTTCTTAAAAAAGGATAACGAATATTTTGACTACGATTATATTGCCAAAGGAGCACATTACGATGTCATCTATATCAATGACGAATTCAAAATCATCAATCACCGTGACAGTACGGTGGAAGTTTTCCCTCCCTCTCGATTGGAAAACAATATTGACCGGATCCGCAATACCATGGCATTGGCCTTTAATCCTGTTTTGCTCCTACAGCAAGATCACTGGACCTACCTTAGGGACACCACGGTAGATGGAGCGGTCTATCATGATTATTACGAAGTGGAAATGGATACGGTCATTGATGGAAAGAAAATCCACCTTCAGCGGCATCTTTTCATCAACCCAGCCACGAAGACACCAGCCTTTTTTTCAAACAGGCTTTACCATAATGGCAGCAGGTCACAGTTGATCAATGCTTATTTCGCCGACTATGATTTTGGGGACGCCCAAGAGGCACTTACCTATTTACCGCCGAGGAACTATCTTTCCATTTCCGGGAAGGATAAAAATCAAGACAAGCGCATGATGCTAAAAGCTGGGGATATGGCTCCTGATTTCGAGCTGTCCACCTTGGACGGAAAAAGCTTTAAACTATCGGACATGAGGGGGCAAAAGGTATTGCTGGACTTCTCCATGATCAACTGTGGTTGGTGCAACATTGCACTGGAGCATTTTACCAGGCAGGACTTTCGCTTTCGGCCAGACATCAAGCCCATCTATATCAATCCGGTAGACCCTGAAGAGGATGTAAAAAAGTACCAATCACTCAAGAACATTCCATTTCCAATCATTGCTGGTGCGGAAACGGTAGGTAAGGCATACGGCGTAAGCGGCTACCCGTCTTTTTTTCTGATCGATGAAAAAGGCATCATCGAAAAAGCCTTTGCGGGTTATGATAGAGCATTAGTAATGGAATGGGGTCAGTAA
- a CDS encoding PAS domain S-box protein yields MKTTNPPYQQNAKLLKAALKLTPFKSGIIVITKDKGLQPVVETNLEDGSFEVDVKLLTKLLEHTESASIKDLPIRIGASKTQQGILAPFNIGMQKNKGAFLLFNTETAPLPDREILETVGILADTFGRSVGPDPISTEKHYGENQFRDFFENSMGLMCAHDLEGNFLMANKASANSLGFHKGELVGKSLSDVIPLQYHGSLKQYLKYIRQNGNSQGTMHVQHKDGSIRIWLYSNILLNDQAGTPYVLGNALDITERHRLEREYNRLKEMLEQTNSVARVGGWEIDLLKNEIYWSNVTREIHEVGDDFIPNTEKAIGFYKEGKHREAIQKAFENAIHKGEPYDLELILVTPKGKEIWTRAIGKPEFKDGTCIRVFGTFQDITVQKMAEMEIIKSKKLLEDVQNASSEVSIISTDTEGIITVFNKGAEKMLGYTAEEMVGKQTPAVIHEPKEVKERSKVLSKQYEKPIEGFRVFVHKSELDGAEEREWTYIRKDGSRLAVSLAVTTMRHESGKITGYLGMATDITKRKKAEKALTIEKARLNAFVTHAPAAVAMFDKEIRYIAYSNRWLEEYQLEGKDLYGKSHYEVFGTISEEWKAIHARCLKGEVISNEEDRWRPDGWDHDQFLRWEVRPWHHYDGSIGGIMMLTQDITESCLQREELKKAKILAEQASKAKSEFLANMSHEIRTPLNGVIGFTDLVLKTDLSETQAQYLSIVNQSGNALLNIINDILDFSKIEAGKLELDIDRCDLYELTEQTSDIITYEVHKKGLEMLLNIHPDIPRFIWVDSVRVKQIMVNLLGNASKFTEEGEIELQLYPIDKDEASREMVIRFSVRDTGIGIKAEKQTKIFEAFSQEDVSTTKKYGGTGLGLTISNRLLQLMHSGLQLHSTVGKGSTFYFDLNVKYEYGERITLEEDLSVENVLIVDDNDNNRMIIERMMALRGISTSQAKNGFEAIQKFVEGEKFDVVLMDYHMPYMNGIETIRKIREIVDRQPIIFLHSSSDDDKILKACKELGVRKKLVKPIKLQEMYDALLSINKKQDYRKATDQNIDLPKNLFPNDGKVLIVEDNTINMLLAKTVIHNLSPATAILEAANGKEALEVMKDELPSVIFMDVQMPEMNGYEATQAIRKKYNKHNILIIALTAGNIKGEREKCMQAGMNDFIAKPFVEEDVIKLMEKWHFNDLDSDLKIHAPSSESPSKRLFDIDKFQAVLGFPDLESEMFQIILKSGKSELEKSEATFLEILQNQDEGISQAAHKLYSTASAMYLSKLSTLATKMETRKFHDFNDPGLAEEIKQILEEIKKALVEINLHVK; encoded by the coding sequence GTGAAAACCACCAATCCACCATATCAGCAAAACGCTAAATTATTAAAGGCGGCCCTAAAGCTCACCCCGTTTAAAAGTGGCATAATAGTGATCACGAAGGACAAGGGACTTCAGCCAGTTGTAGAAACCAATTTGGAAGATGGATCCTTTGAGGTAGATGTTAAGCTGCTAACAAAACTCCTTGAACACACTGAATCAGCAAGTATCAAGGACCTTCCCATCAGAATTGGGGCATCAAAAACCCAGCAGGGAATCCTTGCCCCTTTTAATATTGGAATGCAAAAAAACAAGGGTGCATTTCTTTTATTCAATACTGAAACTGCCCCCCTACCAGATAGAGAAATCTTAGAGACGGTTGGAATTCTTGCAGATACTTTTGGACGATCGGTTGGACCGGATCCAATCTCAACAGAAAAACATTATGGTGAGAACCAATTCAGGGATTTCTTTGAAAATTCCATGGGGCTCATGTGTGCCCATGACCTTGAAGGCAATTTTTTAATGGCCAATAAAGCAAGCGCCAATAGCCTTGGCTTTCATAAAGGAGAATTGGTCGGAAAATCACTTTCAGATGTCATCCCCCTTCAGTACCATGGATCCCTAAAACAATACCTTAAGTATATAAGACAAAACGGGAATAGCCAAGGGACCATGCACGTGCAGCATAAAGATGGTTCCATTAGGATTTGGCTATATAGCAATATACTGCTAAATGACCAAGCAGGAACTCCCTATGTCCTTGGGAATGCATTGGACATCACCGAGCGCCACCGTCTGGAACGTGAATACAACCGCCTAAAGGAAATGTTGGAACAAACCAACAGTGTGGCTCGGGTCGGAGGCTGGGAGATCGATCTTCTTAAAAATGAAATATATTGGTCAAATGTAACAAGGGAAATCCATGAAGTAGGAGATGACTTTATTCCAAATACCGAAAAGGCCATAGGTTTTTATAAAGAGGGCAAACACCGTGAAGCCATTCAAAAAGCCTTTGAAAATGCCATTCACAAAGGCGAGCCCTATGACCTAGAGCTTATTCTGGTCACACCTAAAGGCAAAGAAATCTGGACACGAGCCATAGGCAAACCAGAGTTTAAAGACGGCACTTGTATCCGGGTATTTGGCACCTTTCAGGACATTACCGTTCAGAAAATGGCGGAAATGGAAATAATAAAATCCAAAAAACTGCTTGAAGATGTTCAAAATGCCTCTTCAGAGGTAAGCATTATCTCGACTGATACAGAAGGCATCATTACGGTATTTAACAAAGGTGCCGAAAAAATGCTGGGCTATACGGCAGAAGAAATGGTAGGCAAACAAACCCCTGCCGTGATCCACGAGCCTAAAGAAGTAAAAGAAAGGAGTAAAGTTCTAAGCAAACAATACGAAAAGCCCATTGAAGGGTTCAGGGTCTTCGTACACAAATCCGAACTGGATGGAGCCGAAGAAAGGGAATGGACCTATATCCGAAAAGACGGGTCCAGACTGGCCGTTTCCTTGGCGGTGACCACCATGCGCCACGAATCCGGTAAAATCACGGGCTACCTGGGCATGGCCACAGACATTACCAAGCGGAAAAAAGCAGAAAAGGCCTTGACCATTGAAAAGGCCCGATTAAACGCCTTTGTCACCCATGCCCCTGCTGCGGTGGCCATGTTTGACAAGGAAATCCGCTATATCGCCTATAGTAACCGTTGGCTGGAAGAATATCAGTTGGAAGGAAAAGACCTTTATGGAAAATCACATTATGAAGTGTTTGGAACTATTTCCGAGGAATGGAAAGCAATTCATGCCCGCTGCCTCAAAGGTGAGGTCATCAGCAATGAGGAAGACCGTTGGAGACCTGACGGATGGGACCATGACCAATTTCTGCGCTGGGAGGTAAGGCCCTGGCACCACTATGATGGAAGCATAGGTGGAATCATGATGCTCACACAGGACATCACTGAGTCCTGCCTGCAAAGGGAAGAGCTCAAAAAAGCAAAAATTCTTGCCGAACAGGCAAGCAAAGCAAAATCTGAATTTCTGGCCAACATGAGCCATGAAATCCGAACCCCGTTAAATGGCGTCATAGGCTTTACAGACTTGGTGTTAAAAACGGATCTTTCCGAGACCCAAGCGCAGTACCTGTCTATCGTCAACCAATCCGGCAATGCCCTGCTCAACATCATCAATGACATCTTGGACTTCTCCAAAATCGAGGCCGGCAAACTCGAACTGGACATTGATAGGTGTGACCTCTATGAACTTACCGAACAGACCAGTGATATCATCACCTATGAAGTACACAAAAAAGGTTTGGAGATGTTGTTGAACATCCACCCGGACATCCCTCGGTTCATTTGGGTAGACAGTGTACGGGTAAAACAGATTATGGTTAATCTATTGGGTAACGCTTCCAAGTTCACCGAAGAAGGAGAAATAGAGCTTCAATTGTATCCTATTGACAAGGATGAAGCATCTCGGGAAATGGTCATTCGATTTTCTGTCCGGGACACGGGCATTGGCATCAAAGCAGAAAAGCAAACCAAAATCTTTGAGGCTTTTTCCCAAGAGGATGTAAGCACCACCAAAAAATATGGAGGAACTGGCCTGGGGCTTACCATCTCCAACAGATTACTCCAATTGATGCACAGCGGGCTGCAACTTCATAGTACAGTGGGCAAAGGAAGCACCTTTTATTTTGACTTGAACGTCAAATACGAGTATGGCGAGCGGATCACCCTGGAAGAAGACCTCTCGGTAGAAAATGTGCTCATCGTCGATGACAATGATAACAACCGGATGATAATAGAGCGCATGATGGCACTTCGAGGAATTTCCACCTCCCAGGCCAAAAATGGTTTTGAGGCCATCCAGAAATTTGTAGAGGGTGAAAAATTCGACGTTGTATTGATGGATTATCACATGCCCTATATGAATGGCATAGAAACGATACGTAAAATACGGGAAATCGTAGACCGACAGCCCATAATTTTTCTCCACAGCTCTTCCGATGATGACAAAATATTAAAGGCCTGCAAGGAGCTAGGTGTCAGAAAAAAGCTGGTCAAGCCCATCAAACTCCAAGAGATGTACGATGCCCTGCTATCCATCAACAAGAAACAAGATTACCGCAAAGCAACCGACCAAAACATCGACCTTCCCAAAAACCTATTCCCGAATGATGGTAAAGTACTCATTGTGGAAGACAATACCATAAACATGTTATTGGCAAAGACCGTTATCCATAATCTTTCCCCAGCCACTGCCATTCTGGAAGCCGCCAATGGCAAGGAAGCTCTCGAGGTGATGAAAGATGAATTACCCTCTGTGATCTTTATGGACGTTCAAATGCCTGAAATGAACGGATATGAAGCCACTCAGGCGATCAGAAAAAAATACAATAAGCATAATATCCTGATCATTGCCCTGACTGCTGGCAACATTAAAGGAGAAAGGGAAAAGTGTATGCAAGCAGGAATGAACGACTTTATCGCCAAACCGTTTGTGGAAGAGGACGTCATCAAACTTATGGAAAAATGGCATTTTAACGATCTTGATTCCGACCTGAAAATCCATGCTCCATCATCCGAAAGTCCTTCCAAGAGGCTTTTTGATATCGATAAATTCCAAGCCGTTTTAGGATTTCCAGACTTAGAAAGTGAAATGTTTCAGATCATTCTAAAATCCGGAAAATCCGAACTGGAAAAATCCGAAGCTACTTTCCTGGAAATCCTACAAAACCAGGACGAAGGAATTTCCCAGGCAGCACATAAACTCTACAGCACCGCCAGTGCCATGTACTTATCCAAACTATCGACTTTGGCCACGAAAATGGAAACCAGGAAATTCCATGATTTCAATGACCCTGGGCTGGCCGAAGAAATCAAGCAAATCTTGGAAGAAATCAAAAAAGCGCTGGTAGAGATAAACCTACATGTCAAATAA